GCCCCTGGCTGATGCCAGAACTCTGGGCCTGTGCAGTGTGAAGGGGAGTGAGGTTTGAGGGCTGGAACTGAATCTGCTGGcaactgtgcctcagtttccctctctggTGAGTGGGTTGCCCCCAGCAACCTCTGAGGCCAGTGTTTCACCGTCATACCACACTGCCAACCCCAGCCCATTTCTGACCATCAGCTGTCACAACTGCTCTCCCAGGCCATGTCCATCCCCACCCTTCGACTCCACCAAAGATGCCGCTCCGGGACGACACACTCACCATCTCCCAACAGTCACCCAGGAAGAGCCTGACATCCCAGCAGGCCCCAGAGATGCTACTGCCTCCAGCTCTAGGACTCTGGGTCTCCTCTATCCAGCTTCCCCGCCTCCCCAAGCAGAGGGATATCTGCTTACTATACCGCTCCCCACTTCACTGCATGAACCTCCAAGTCTCCCAGCTCAGAAGCACCTCATCCCCAGTGTCACCCTGATCAAGCTCCTGCTAAAGGCCACCAGGCAACCAGCTGGGTGATTATATGATAGGTCATCTAAAGTCACACTTGTTCACAGGGCAGGTACAGAATACATCCAAATGAGCGTAGCATGATCCCTCTTgatatacatgtatacgtatggatAGACAGACTTCCCCTTCACTTCTCCCCTCCTGAAGTCATTCTCAGAAGAACGAGAGTTGGTCTGCACAGCCCCCAGCATGCCAGTCACTCCCCATGCCCAAATCAGCTCCCACAGCACCCTGGCCGAATGTGTTAAGGGTAAGGTGTCGTGGGACCACACAAGGTACTCAGAGAAGCACCTTCCTGGGCTCTCGGGCTGGGTGTTCACCTCCGGACACGGACTCCAGGGACAGGCCTTGTGGCCAGGAGGGCAGCAAATGCCTGTTTGCCAGACTCTCCAAGGAGGCTGCTCTGTCGTCTCTGCCTCCCTGTCTCTGGAGGAAGCCGGATGGCTGGTTCTTTAGATGAGTCTCTCTCTGCTTGTTGCTGTCTGTATCTTGGtctctctctcagtctctcccagcgatggagcagagagaaggcaatGTCCCATGGCCTCTCGTCTTCCCACACTGGCCCCGACCAGGCCACCACGGTCTAGGGCAGAAGCAGGGGGAGCCGGCTCAGCTTCTAGACTACAAGGAGTTTGCATCTTCCTCCCGTGAGCGGGGAGCGTCAGCaccagggaaaggagaggaggaaggacgCAGGCTCGGGTCCCTCCAAGCCAAGTACAGGCCAGCAGCTAGAAGATAATGTCCCCAAAcacggctggggtgggggaggggggaagggggcAGGCAAGTGGGCAAGGGGAGGGGGTGGCAACCAGCAGCTGCCATCAGAGCTGGTTAAAGACCACGGAAGCCTTGAGGTTGGTGGGCTCGAGGCCCTCGCTGAAGGTGATGAGGAAGTACATGACCTTGCGGATCTTGGCCAGGTCGGACAGGCGCTCCCCGAACTCCAGGGCGTCGGCCTCATTCCAGTCCATGGCTTCCGAGTCCTCCTTGCGCCAGAAGATGGCCGCGGGGTCGAGCAGCTGCCGCGTCATGAGGTTGGTGAGGTCGGGCGTCCAGTTCTGGGAGGTGCCCGTGATGGTGACCTTGCCCGGCTGGTCCAGCACGACATCCCAGCGCTCAAACTGCAGCCTGTGCTGCTGGATGAAGTCAATGCGGTACACGGACTCGGCCGGCCGCAGCAGCTTCTCGCCATCCTGGCGCTTCTGCCCGCGCTGTTTCAGGCTCTCCACGCGCAGCCGCATCTGCTTGGTCAGGTCCCGGTCCAGGACTAAGGGCATGCTGAGCTGCGAAGGCTTCGGCTCGTCCTCCGCCATGgcccacttgctgctgctgctgctgctgctgctgccgcctccACCGTCTGGCAGCCGAGTGGACTTGGGGCTCACCACGGAGGCAAGAGGCCACCGAAGAGGGGCCCCACCTCCCTACTGACCCTCCCCTTGCCCCGCCCCCTTTACCACTGGCTTGTCCCTGCCCCACCCAGTCTTCAAAACGGGGTGCCTAGGAGGGCGGGATCCCCAATGCCATCTCCTCTGCTCATCGCAGAAGTGGTAAGGGAGGCGCTGCAGGCAGGCAGGACAGCAGCAGGCTCCTTGGGGACCAACTGCTGATGTCAATTGCTGTGGCAACCGCCCTGGCTACCATGGATGGGCCGGGAGCTGACTTGTTGTGAAGAGGGAGCATTGCTTACAGGCATTAAGAGGACCAGAGGTGGGGGGCAAGTGCTCACAGTGGGGAGAGGCTGAAGAACCCCTGGCAGGAGTTAGGGGGTAGGGAACAAGTACCAGAGGGGCCCACCAATTTGAGAtttgacaacccattccagtatccttgcctttagaattccatggacggaggagcctgatgggctacagcccgtgggatcacaaagagtagacatgattgagtgactaacactttcacacttttcactTCACTAAGCCAAATCTCGGAGCCCTCCTCAACACGGCCTCACCTTTACCCCTCCATACCCATTGCCAAGGCCTGTCGGTTACCCTGAaagctctcctccccagcccaggCACCATCTCTCACCTAAATCCATGTTCTCAAAGTCTAGGGAACATCACAGTCACCTGCAGGACTTAAAACACAGtttgctgggccccaccccagagttTCAGATTTAACCTATCTCTCATgaggcctgagaatctgcatttcatcccaggtgatgctgatgctgctagtCCAGGAACTGTGTTCTGAGAATCACTGACCCAGTCTacagccataccaccctgaatgcACCTGATCTCATCTGATCTTAGAAGCTAAGCAGAGTcgggcctggttagtacttggatgggagaatcACTAACCCAGATGATTCCTGCCTGCTGGCCCTGCCTCAGCCCTGTACCGCATGGCAGCCACATGCCCAGGAATCTCCTCTACTAAAATCCCACCACTTATTACACCTGTATCAAGCCTCAAGTTTCCCCCAGGAGACTTAAGGCCGTGGAAGAATCTGAGAAATGTTTATATACTCAGTACTTGAAGGAGAACCAGGAGCTCCACTATTATATGTgggcaaaggaaagaaatagagtaTATGAGTgtagctgggggtggggtgatggAAAAGGGAAGCTGCCATGACAtgccacacacacagagagaggacAGAAGCACAGGCCAAAGTACAATAACCGAAAACAATCTAGGGTCTAGTGGaccatgtgtgtgttcagttgctatagtcgtgtctgactcactgtgaccccagagactagcccaccaggctcctctgtccatgggattctccaagcaagaatactggactgggttgccatgccctcttccaggggaccttcccgacccagggatcgagcctgggtctcctgaatcacaggcagattcttcaccactgagccaccagggaggcccctagtGGACCACAAGCattttgttgtttagccactcagtcatgtccagctctttttgacaccatggactgcagcatgccaggcctgcttgtccctcaccatctcctgcagcttgctcaaactcatgtccattgagtcagtgatgccatccaaccatctcatcctctgtcatccccttctcccgccttcaatctttcccagcatcagggtcttttctaaagaatcagttcttcacatcaggtggccaaagtattggaccttcagcctcagcatcagtccctccaatgaatattcaggattgatttcctttaggattgactgggttgatctctttaagtccaagggactctcaacagtgttctccaacaccacagttcaaaagtatcaattctttggcgctcagccttttttatggtccaactctctcatgactactggagaaaccatagctttgactagatggatctttgctggcaaagtaatgtctctgctttttaatatgctgtctaggttggtcatagcttttcttccaaggagcaagtgtctttgaatttcacggctgcagtcgtGAAATCTGCATGAAATTTGCAGtgaccatttgcagtgattttggagcccatgaaaataaaatctctcactgtttccattgtttccccatctgtttgccataaactGATGAGACtagatcttcgttttttgaacgctgagtttttaaaccatttttttcactcctctttcactttcgtcaagaggctctttagttcttctttgctttctgccataacaatagtgtcatctgcatatctaagactGTTGATATTtgtctcagcaatcttgattccagcttgtgcttcatccagcctggcatttctcatgaagtactctgcatagatgttaaataagcagggtgacaatatacagctttgtcgtattcttttcccaattttgaaccagtccattgttccatgtccggttccaactgttgcttcttgacctgcatacagatttctcaggagtcaggtaaggtggtctggtactcccatctcttgaagaagtttccacagtttgttgtgatccacacagtcaaaagctttagcatagtcaatgaagcataaacagatgtttttctggaattctcttgctttttctatgatccaatgcctgttagcaatttgatctctggttcttctcccttttataaatccaacctgaacatctggaagttctcggccCACATACTGTTGagacctagcttggagaattttgagcattactttgctagcatgtgaaatgaatgcaactctgcggtagtttgaacattctttggcattgcccttctttgggactggagtgaaaactgacttcTTTCAGTTCTGTGGTcaatgctgaattttccaaatttgctggcaaaccGTTACC
This portion of the Capra hircus breed San Clemente chromosome 15, ASM170441v1, whole genome shotgun sequence genome encodes:
- the OMP gene encoding olfactory marker protein; amino-acid sequence: MAEDEPKPSQLSMPLVLDRDLTKQMRLRVESLKQRGQKRQDGEKLLRPAESVYRIDFIQQHRLQFERWDVVLDQPGKVTITGTSQNWTPDLTNLMTRQLLDPAAIFWRKEDSEAMDWNEADALEFGERLSDLAKIRKVMYFLITFSEGLEPTNLKASVVFNQL